A single window of Athene noctua chromosome 1, bAthNoc1.hap1.1, whole genome shotgun sequence DNA harbors:
- the EPHA7 gene encoding ephrin type-A receptor 7 isoform X9, with translation MIFQSRLPSWIILCSVWLFRFAHTGEAQAAKEVILLDSKAQQTELEWISSPPNGWEEISGLDENYTPIRTYQVCQVMESNQNNWLRTNWIAKSNAQRIFVELKFTLRDCNSLPGVLGTCKETFNLYYYETDYDTGRNIRENQYVKIDTIAADESFTQGDLGERKMKLNTEVREIGPLSKKGFYLAFQDVGACIALVSVKVYYKKCWSIIENLAIFPDTVTGSEFSSLVEVRGTCVSSAEEEAENSPKMHCSAEGEWLVPIGKCICKAGYQQKGDTCEHNFEM, from the exons ATGATTTTCCAAAGTAGGCTCCCTTCTTGGATTATTTTGTGCTCAGTCTGGCTGTTCCGCTTTGCACACACGGGGGAGGCACAGGCTGCAAAAGAAG taatATTGCTGGACTCTAAAGCACAACAGACAGAGTTGGAATGGATTTCCTCTCCTCCCAATGGG TGGGAAGAAATTAGTGGACTGGATGAAAACTACACTCCCATACGAACATACCAGGTATGCCAGGTGATGgaatcaaaccaaaacaactgGCTTCGGACTAACTGGATTGCAAAAAGCAATGCACAAAGGATTTTTGTAGAACTGAAATTCACTCTGAGGGATTGTAACAGTCTTCCTGGAGTTCTGGGGACTTGTAAAGAAACTTTTAACTTGTATTATTATGAAACAGACTACGACACTGGCAGGAATATCCGAGAAAACCAGTATGTAAAAATAGACACGATTGCAGCAGATGAAAGTTTTACCCAGGGTGATCTTGGggagagaaaaatgaaacttAATACAGAGGTGAGAGAAATTGGACCTTTGTCCAAAAAAGGATTCTATCTTGCATTTCAGGATGTAGGGGCCTGCATTGCTTTGGTCTCTGTCAAAGTCTACTACAAGAAGTGCTGGTCCATCATTGAGAACTTAGCTATTTTTCCTGACACAGTGACTGGCTCCGAGTTTTCCTCTTTAGTTGAAGTACGAGGAACTTGTGTCAGTAGCgcggaggaggaggcagagaactCACCGAAGATGCATTGTAGTGCAGAGGGAGAATGGTTAGTGCCTATTGGAAAATGTATCTGCAAAGCAGGATACCAACAAAAAGGAGACACGTGTGAAC ATAATTTTGAAATGTGA